A window of Novosphingobium terrae contains these coding sequences:
- a CDS encoding NmrA family NAD(P)-binding protein, with product MIVVTTPTGNIGRHVVRHLLDAGEMLRLIVRDPSKLALDVRDRVEVVEGSHGDAAVVDRAFRGAEAVFWLCPPTPSPTPAAATVDFARPGAEAMRRHGVAHIVAATTLGRDTPWQERAGNATGSIHMVDLLRTTGAAVRGLALPAFMDNALRMLGTIRQGWMAGPIAPDKKLPHTATRDTGAAAARLLIDRSWSEQEDVAVLGPEELSYADLAAILSDVTGREVRYEHQSYEAYKEAALARGLTDAFAQGFVDMLRAKEEGMDNVASRATAIIGPTSFRQWVEEELQPALAG from the coding sequence ATGATCGTCGTCACCACGCCCACCGGCAACATCGGCCGCCATGTCGTCCGCCACCTCCTTGATGCCGGCGAAATGCTACGCCTGATTGTGCGCGATCCGTCCAAACTGGCGCTCGACGTGCGCGATCGGGTGGAGGTGGTGGAGGGCTCGCACGGTGATGCGGCCGTGGTCGATCGGGCCTTCCGGGGGGCGGAGGCCGTGTTCTGGCTCTGCCCGCCCACGCCATCACCGACGCCGGCGGCCGCGACCGTCGATTTCGCCCGGCCTGGCGCGGAAGCGATGCGACGTCATGGCGTAGCCCATATCGTCGCCGCCACGACGCTCGGCCGTGACACGCCATGGCAGGAGCGCGCCGGCAACGCGACAGGCTCGATCCACATGGTCGATCTGCTCCGCACGACCGGCGCGGCGGTGCGTGGATTGGCCCTTCCAGCGTTCATGGACAACGCCCTGCGGATGCTCGGAACGATCCGGCAAGGCTGGATGGCCGGACCTATCGCGCCCGACAAAAAACTGCCGCATACCGCGACCCGCGACACCGGCGCTGCCGCGGCCCGGCTTCTGATCGATCGGAGCTGGTCGGAACAGGAGGACGTGGCCGTCCTCGGGCCGGAGGAGCTGTCTTATGCCGATCTGGCGGCGATCCTGTCGGACGTGACCGGCCGCGAGGTCCGCTACGAGCATCAGAGCTACGAGGCGTACAAGGAAGCTGCGCTGGCACGGGGGCTCACCGACGCCTTCGCTCAAGGCTTTGTCGATATGCTACGTGCCAAGGAGGAGGGCATGGACAACGTTGCATCACGCGCCACGGCGATCATCGGGCCGACCAGCTTCCGTCAGTGGGTCGAAGAGGAGTTGCAGCCGGCTCTCGCCGGCTGA
- a CDS encoding GNAT family N-acetyltransferase — MSRIRIKSAIETDAEELIAANRNSVGFHAPWVRPFTDRTGFEAWFAGLDGTRAVGLVARNAASNAPVGVFTFSQIVRGPFQSAYLGFYGLEGQLGQGLITDALRASIVYAFSRLELHRVEANVQPTNHRSLALVARAGFRKEGYSPAYLYIDGAWRDHERWAILAD, encoded by the coding sequence ATGAGCCGAATCCGCATCAAGTCCGCTATCGAAACCGACGCCGAAGAGCTGATCGCGGCCAACCGCAACAGCGTCGGGTTCCATGCGCCTTGGGTTCGTCCGTTCACGGACCGCACCGGCTTCGAAGCCTGGTTCGCAGGGCTCGACGGGACCCGCGCAGTCGGCCTGGTCGCCCGCAATGCCGCCAGCAATGCCCCCGTCGGCGTCTTCACCTTCAGCCAGATCGTGCGGGGGCCATTCCAGAGCGCCTATCTCGGCTTCTACGGATTGGAGGGGCAACTGGGACAAGGGCTGATTACGGACGCGCTGCGGGCCAGCATCGTCTACGCTTTCTCCCGGCTTGAACTGCACCGGGTGGAAGCCAACGTGCAACCCACCAACCATCGCTCGCTGGCCCTCGTCGCACGAGCGGGCTTTCGCAAGGAGGGCTATTCGCCCGCCTATCTCTACATTGACGGCGCCTGGCGCGACCATGAACGCTGGGCCATTCTCGCTGACTAA